A section of the Ignavibacteriales bacterium genome encodes:
- a CDS encoding glycosyltransferase family 39 protein → MTITLNSAQRKWGVILLLLFLCAVKIPPMFNADIQPWDEGMYAARVTSIHINGDFFDQSSHSVAGFESGVHPPLFIWVGYGVTSIFGTDEVVFKLIAFIFGLLCVLYIIKLGEQIHSFEAGFLSAMIFSATYVFSVYAKRFQFDIAITFLFILCFYSIVTYLNGNGRKYLYWGAVVFGLCMLTKSLFGLFIPFTLSIYLFAQPRPWRFRFSDLVIFSTIGLILALPWHLYMYLKHGNEFTQYLFGFHLLKRATEGIGGNAKPSGIFYYFSIIMNNIPFGIIVFYALIRDFIPFKKPDWKKVLLWSWFLSGFVVISLFTTKIETYLMPFLIPASLLLVLFFFRERKSSTGEMFIILTLFIINLFWYVTPAVRNEIKTYVMSPVGGIITLTVLALAMTLLFLFSKKFSERVDLKKVFIYVTVIFFLGANIYYLFNISMFEDGFKLAEIKKLSDESGRNELIYIGSNYEMNPQFSYYFNGIDLNTKGKYEYKLLDLKDGTESVKNFLHGLDKGKYIILLERDQINPGEEFDAKLFIPEGSQLKKKTHGYEMYLN, encoded by the coding sequence TTACACTAAATAGTGCGCAAAGAAAATGGGGAGTAATTTTATTACTCCTTTTTCTTTGCGCGGTAAAGATACCTCCTATGTTTAATGCTGACATACAGCCCTGGGATGAGGGAATGTATGCGGCACGAGTAACTTCGATCCATATTAATGGTGACTTCTTCGACCAGAGCAGTCATTCGGTGGCTGGATTCGAATCGGGTGTACATCCGCCGTTATTTATATGGGTAGGGTACGGTGTTACGAGTATATTTGGAACAGATGAAGTTGTATTCAAATTGATCGCATTTATATTTGGGCTGCTGTGTGTTTTGTATATTATTAAACTTGGTGAACAAATCCATTCGTTCGAAGCAGGCTTCCTTTCGGCAATGATATTCTCAGCGACTTATGTTTTCTCTGTTTATGCTAAGAGGTTTCAGTTCGATATAGCAATTACGTTCCTGTTCATACTGTGTTTTTATTCCATTGTAACGTATCTTAATGGAAATGGTAGAAAATATTTGTATTGGGGAGCAGTAGTGTTCGGTTTATGTATGCTGACGAAGTCCCTGTTTGGCTTGTTCATTCCATTTACATTGTCAATATATCTCTTCGCTCAGCCCCGCCCATGGAGGTTTAGATTCTCAGATCTCGTAATATTTTCCACAATCGGGTTAATCCTTGCATTACCCTGGCATTTATATATGTATTTGAAGCATGGGAATGAGTTTACCCAATACCTTTTCGGTTTCCATCTGTTAAAAAGAGCTACTGAGGGAATTGGCGGAAATGCAAAACCAAGCGGAATCTTTTATTATTTCAGCATAATAATGAATAATATTCCGTTCGGTATTATAGTATTTTATGCACTAATACGGGATTTTATCCCATTTAAAAAACCGGATTGGAAGAAAGTATTATTGTGGAGCTGGTTCCTATCAGGATTTGTTGTAATTTCACTGTTCACAACCAAGATAGAGACGTACCTGATGCCGTTCCTTATTCCGGCATCTTTATTACTTGTTTTATTTTTCTTTAGAGAAAGAAAATCAAGCACAGGAGAGATGTTTATAATTTTGACACTCTTCATAATAAATCTATTCTGGTACGTGACCCCGGCTGTGAGGAATGAAATTAAAACTTACGTAATGTCTCCTGTTGGGGGGATAATTACACTTACTGTTCTGGCACTGGCTATGACACTACTCTTCTTGTTCTCAAAGAAATTCTCAGAAAGGGTAGATCTAAAGAAAGTATTCATTTATGTTACCGTAATTTTCTTTCTTGGAGCAAACATTTACTATCTGTTTAATATATCCATGTTTGAGGATGGATTTAAACTTGCCGAAATAAAGAAGCTTTCAGACGAAAGCGGTCGTAATGAATTGATCTATATAGGAAGCAATTACGAAATGAATCCGCAATTCTCATATTATTTTAATGGAATAGACCTCAACACAAAAGGAAAGTACGAATATAAATTATTGGATCTAAAAGACGGTACTGAAAGTGTTAAAAATTTTTTACACGGACTGGATAAAGGAAAGTATATAATCCTTCTGGAAAGAGATCAGATCAATCCGGGTGAAGAATTTGATGCTAAACTTTTTATCCCGGAAGGTTCACAGCTTAAAAAAAAGACTCACGGTTACGAAATGTATTTGAATTAA
- a CDS encoding NADH-quinone oxidoreductase subunit J, whose protein sequence is MMITRRSPINSALYLILNFLTIAGFFLLLKAQFLAVIQVLVYMGAIMVLFLFVIMLLNLQDEKKLSEQLTYKKLSAVLISILMFSLLAYTVYYGFLDKFSPQSPEAVKIGTVENLGKELILNYSFPFEIAAFLLLAAIVGAVVLAKKKFE, encoded by the coding sequence ATGATGATTACCCGACGAAGCCCCATAAATAGTGCGTTATATCTTATTTTGAATTTTTTAACAATTGCTGGCTTTTTTCTATTGCTTAAAGCACAGTTTCTCGCTGTTATACAAGTTCTTGTTTATATGGGTGCGATAATGGTCCTTTTCTTATTTGTAATTATGCTATTAAATCTTCAAGACGAAAAGAAACTTTCCGAACAGCTTACTTACAAAAAGTTATCCGCAGTCCTGATCTCGATCCTGATGTTCAGCCTTCTTGCTTATACAGTTTATTACGGCTTCCTGGATAAATTTTCACCCCAAAGCCCTGAAGCAGTAAAGATAGGTACTGTCGAAAACCTTGGTAAGGAATTGATCTTAAATTATTCTTTCCCGTTTGAGATTGCAGCGTTCCTTCTGCTTGCAGCTATTGTAGGCGCGGTAGTACTGGCTAAAAAGAAATTCGAATAA
- a CDS encoding tetratricopeptide repeat protein, with protein MKISITYLLFTLVVLTSGCSGGGDFDESDEITPNKEKAEQLFIKGKLAEMKYNYYEALENYNTALKYDKSPGIYYALSELYFDLGKYNESFLNIQKALDYDPNNISYLEQEANAYLGLDNLQKAADVYESILRKDSTYTYGLYTLARIYQELSQPSKAIVIYEKITDRIGYDYDVLRRMYEIYYGYKEYDKCADMLKAVLQLDPYDSEIIEQLAMLYIRQNKFQEAKDIYEELIRLNPNNRDMQTELVKIYFYQDETDKAFKKFGDLIGKDSLTFREKLQVGELYFNQITNDVNSLNIAKNIFSNLQSNYPAEWLPYYYLGTIYMEENNQSMSNDEFSKAIQVADTSLDAYVQIGLTYYNKGKNEEAERILREGISKDEQDFRLNYLLGLTLQAGGKTSEAVTYYERAAKNNSADINVLSALALAYNSIGKYDESNLAYEKALKLDPNNPLILNNYAYNLSERGEKLDKALEMAKLAIDIEPENASYLDTIGWIYFKLKKYKLAVKYIRKSLEINGGSAVVNDHLGDVYKEMGEKDNALIYWRKALELSPSDERIKSKISNNS; from the coding sequence GTGAAAATATCAATAACATACCTGTTATTTACACTCGTTGTATTGACCTCAGGATGTTCAGGTGGAGGAGATTTTGATGAATCTGATGAAATCACACCCAATAAAGAAAAAGCAGAACAGCTTTTTATCAAAGGCAAGCTCGCCGAAATGAAATATAATTATTACGAAGCCCTGGAAAACTACAATACCGCATTAAAATATGATAAGTCACCCGGGATTTACTATGCTCTCTCAGAACTTTATTTCGACCTCGGTAAATACAATGAATCATTCCTGAATATTCAGAAAGCGTTGGATTATGACCCTAATAACATTAGCTATTTAGAACAGGAGGCGAATGCATATCTTGGTCTGGATAATCTTCAAAAAGCGGCTGATGTATATGAAAGCATTTTGCGGAAAGATTCAACTTATACTTATGGGCTTTATACCCTTGCTCGTATTTACCAGGAGTTGAGCCAGCCATCGAAAGCAATCGTTATATATGAAAAAATAACCGACAGAATTGGTTACGACTATGATGTTCTGAGAAGGATGTATGAGATTTATTATGGATATAAAGAATATGATAAATGTGCAGACATGCTTAAAGCTGTGTTACAACTCGATCCATATGATTCTGAGATAATAGAACAGCTTGCTATGTTGTATATTCGACAAAACAAATTTCAAGAAGCAAAAGATATTTATGAGGAGCTAATTAGGCTTAATCCAAATAACCGTGACATGCAGACTGAGTTGGTTAAGATATACTTTTATCAGGATGAGACTGATAAAGCATTCAAGAAATTTGGTGATCTTATAGGTAAAGATTCTTTAACTTTTAGAGAAAAACTCCAGGTTGGGGAGCTCTATTTTAACCAGATAACTAACGATGTTAATTCACTTAACATCGCAAAAAATATTTTTTCAAACTTGCAGAGTAATTATCCTGCTGAGTGGCTTCCGTATTATTATCTTGGTACTATATACATGGAAGAAAATAATCAATCCATGTCAAATGACGAATTTTCAAAAGCTATTCAGGTTGCAGATACATCCCTGGACGCTTATGTACAGATCGGGTTGACATACTATAATAAGGGAAAGAATGAAGAAGCAGAGAGAATATTACGAGAAGGTATTTCAAAGGATGAGCAGGATTTTCGTTTGAATTACCTGCTGGGCTTAACCCTACAGGCGGGAGGTAAGACATCTGAAGCAGTTACCTATTATGAGAGAGCTGCAAAAAATAATTCCGCCGATATTAATGTGCTTTCTGCCCTCGCTCTCGCATATAACAGTATTGGTAAATATGACGAATCTAACTTAGCATATGAAAAAGCATTAAAGTTAGATCCCAATAACCCTCTAATATTAAATAACTATGCATATAATTTATCTGAGCGGGGTGAAAAACTGGATAAAGCACTTGAAATGGCTAAGTTAGCAATTGATATTGAACCGGAAAACGCGTCATATTTAGATACTATAGGATGGATTTATTTTAAGCTAAAAAAATATAAACTTGCTGTTAAATACATTCGCAAGTCGCTTGAGATAAATGGAGGCAGTGCTGTAGTAAATGACCATCTCGGTGATGTATATAAAGAAATGGGTGAAAAAGATAATGCACTTATATACTGGCGAAAAGCTCTCGAACTGAGCCCCAGCGATGAGAGGATTAAAAGTAAAATTTCAAATAATAGTTAA
- the trxB gene encoding thioredoxin-disulfide reductase encodes MSDSTNHTNHHKVIIIGSGPAGFTAALYTARANLDPIMFEGNQPGGQLMITTDVENYPGFEHGIMGPELMDVMRKQVHRFGTKSIYRYIKEVDFLNRPFKLTADDGTIYTADSVIVSTGASAKLLGLDSENYFMGYGVSACATCDGFFFRNQRVVVVGGGDTAMEEAVYLTKHASEVTVIHRREELRASKIMQERALNNPKIKFLFNTVIDEVMGKTEGEKKTVTGIKLKHTKTGEESEMDVEGVFIAIGHQPNTQIFDGQLDMDDVGYIITKKSSSETNIPGIFACGDAQDSIYRQAITAAGTGCMAAIDAERYLEKLEHAAKHEAQS; translated from the coding sequence ATGTCAGATTCAACAAATCACACAAATCATCATAAGGTGATTATAATTGGTTCAGGACCGGCTGGATTTACTGCAGCTCTTTATACAGCGCGGGCTAACTTAGATCCGATAATGTTCGAGGGTAATCAACCCGGGGGACAATTAATGATTACAACAGATGTTGAAAATTATCCGGGGTTTGAACACGGGATCATGGGACCTGAATTGATGGATGTTATGAGAAAACAGGTGCACAGATTTGGAACTAAGTCGATATACAGATATATCAAGGAAGTGGATTTTTTAAACAGACCTTTTAAGCTAACAGCAGATGATGGAACGATTTACACTGCAGATTCGGTGATCGTATCAACGGGTGCCAGCGCAAAGCTTCTTGGACTGGATTCAGAAAATTATTTTATGGGATACGGTGTTTCGGCATGTGCCACTTGCGATGGGTTTTTCTTTAGAAACCAGCGTGTTGTAGTTGTTGGCGGTGGTGACACAGCTATGGAAGAAGCTGTTTACCTTACAAAGCACGCTAGCGAAGTTACCGTGATTCATAGAAGAGAAGAACTGAGAGCATCCAAAATTATGCAGGAAAGAGCTCTTAATAATCCTAAGATCAAATTTTTATTTAATACAGTTATTGATGAAGTGATGGGGAAGACTGAAGGAGAGAAAAAAACCGTTACCGGAATTAAACTAAAGCACACAAAGACCGGTGAGGAAAGTGAAATGGACGTCGAGGGAGTATTTATCGCGATCGGACACCAGCCAAATACACAAATATTTGATGGACAGCTGGATATGGACGATGTGGGCTATATTATTACAAAGAAATCTTCTAGCGAGACAAATATCCCTGGAATTTTTGCATGTGGTGATGCACAGGACAGTATTTACAGACAGGCTATAACTGCTGCCGGTACAGGATGTATGGCCGCAATCGATGCAGAGAGGTATCTAGAAAAACTGGAACACGCAGCAAAGCATGAAGCACAAAGCTAA
- a CDS encoding homogentisate 1,2-dioxygenase: MPYYYKMGEIPQKRHTQFRQPDGSLYKEELFSTIGFDSIYTNAYHINSPARIEGIDDKVERIVIQEWDESSLRPYHFRTKELEPQGDVLTGRKPIMYNNDFVMTVCRPSDKMNYFYKNAMADEVIFVHEGQGVLETNLGYLPYKEGDYIVIPRSVIYRLNFDTQPRLLIFEANGPIRTPSRYRNQFGQLLEHSPFCERDIHPPTELVTIDEKGDFVVKVKKGEKVVSIHYDFHPFDVVGWDGFYYPWIFNINDFMPITGKIHMPPPIHQTFAGPGFVICSFMPRMLDYHPDAVPIPYNHSNVDSDEMLYYVDGNFSSRKGVEFGSISLHPNGIPHGPHPGTVEKALGAKETKETAVMLDTFRPVKLAKFAETINDPSYYLSWREELQQLVDDETSG, from the coding sequence ATGCCGTATTATTATAAAATGGGAGAGATCCCACAGAAGAGACATACTCAGTTCAGACAGCCCGACGGTTCTCTATACAAGGAAGAACTATTTTCAACTATAGGATTTGATAGCATTTATACAAATGCTTATCACATCAATTCACCCGCAAGGATAGAAGGTATAGATGATAAGGTCGAAAGGATCGTTATACAGGAGTGGGACGAGTCATCTCTTCGTCCTTACCACTTCAGGACAAAGGAACTCGAGCCACAGGGCGATGTCCTTACTGGCAGAAAACCGATAATGTATAATAACGACTTTGTCATGACGGTTTGCAGGCCATCGGACAAGATGAATTACTTTTACAAAAACGCTATGGCGGATGAGGTGATTTTTGTCCATGAAGGACAGGGTGTGCTTGAGACAAATCTTGGTTATCTTCCATACAAGGAAGGTGATTATATCGTTATCCCGCGAAGTGTCATTTACAGACTAAACTTTGATACACAGCCTAGACTGTTGATATTTGAAGCAAATGGTCCAATAAGAACTCCGAGCAGGTATAGAAACCAGTTTGGTCAGCTTCTCGAACACTCACCGTTCTGCGAACGGGATATACATCCTCCGACAGAACTGGTCACGATTGACGAGAAAGGTGATTTTGTTGTAAAAGTTAAGAAGGGCGAGAAAGTAGTATCCATACATTATGATTTTCATCCGTTCGATGTAGTCGGATGGGACGGATTCTATTATCCGTGGATATTTAATATAAACGATTTTATGCCTATAACCGGAAAGATCCATATGCCTCCTCCGATACACCAGACATTTGCGGGTCCTGGATTTGTAATTTGTTCGTTCATGCCAAGGATGCTTGATTATCATCCGGATGCTGTGCCAATTCCTTATAACCACAGCAACGTTGATTCGGATGAAATGCTGTATTATGTGGATGGTAACTTCTCCAGCAGAAAAGGTGTAGAATTCGGGTCGATCAGTCTTCATCCAAACGGAATACCTCACGGTCCTCATCCCGGCACTGTAGAGAAAGCGCTAGGAGCAAAGGAAACGAAGGAGACCGCTGTTATGCTTGATACTTTCCGTCCTGTTAAGCTGGCAAAGTTTGCAGAAACCATTAATGACCCAAGTTATTACCTTAGCTGGAGGGAAGAATTACAACAGCTCGTGGATGATGAAACATCCGGTTAG
- a CDS encoding GMP synthase, protein MIHPVKAAIIDLYDNEPNQGMRCIMDILNATDCKVQEIPLEYKRFNTRADNELPGLDYDIYISSGGPGSPFSGEGQEWEKNYFNLLDKIMQNNDTFGAGKKFIFFICHSFQMMCRYFQLAEIVKRENRAFGIFPIFKTTQGEMDPLFGPLPNPFYGADFREWQVLYPDKKVFDDLGAKLLAIERIREKYPDKRAIMAVRISPEIVGTQFHPEADPPSMYHHFRQPERKQQVVDEYDEKTYFDMIAHLENPDNISLTRETVLPEFLFNAIGSLRLEELPA, encoded by the coding sequence TTGATACATCCTGTAAAAGCTGCAATAATAGATCTATACGACAACGAACCCAATCAGGGTATGCGTTGTATTATGGATATCCTTAATGCTACCGACTGCAAAGTTCAGGAGATTCCCCTTGAATATAAAAGATTCAATACTCGCGCCGACAATGAACTACCCGGTTTAGATTATGACATTTACATTTCATCAGGCGGTCCCGGAAGCCCTTTCTCTGGTGAAGGGCAGGAATGGGAGAAGAATTACTTTAACCTTCTTGATAAGATCATGCAGAATAATGATACTTTCGGAGCTGGTAAGAAGTTTATTTTCTTTATATGTCATTCGTTCCAGATGATGTGCAGGTATTTCCAGCTTGCCGAAATAGTTAAGCGGGAGAACCGGGCGTTCGGTATATTTCCCATTTTTAAAACTACTCAGGGCGAAATGGATCCTTTATTTGGTCCTCTTCCAAATCCATTCTACGGTGCTGATTTTAGAGAATGGCAGGTCCTTTATCCTGATAAGAAGGTTTTCGATGATTTGGGTGCGAAACTACTTGCCATTGAAAGGATACGGGAGAAATATCCAGATAAAAGAGCTATCATGGCTGTTCGTATCTCTCCGGAAATTGTAGGCACACAATTTCATCCTGAGGCAGATCCTCCTAGCATGTATCACCACTTTAGACAGCCGGAGAGAAAACAACAGGTTGTGGATGAATACGACGAAAAGACCTATTTTGATATGATTGCTCACCTGGAAAATCCTGATAATATTTCTTTAACGAGAGAAACTGTGTTACCTGAGTTTCTTTTCAACGCTATCGGCAGTCTAAGACTAGAAGAACTTCCTGCATAA